A region from the Desulfoglaeba alkanexedens ALDC genome encodes:
- the carB gene encoding carbamoyl-phosphate synthase large subunit gives MPKRQDIRKILIIGSGPIIISQACEFDYSGTQACKALREEGYDIVLVNSNPATIMTDPEIADRTYVEPITPEAVEKVIRRERPDALLPTLGGQTALNTAVRLAETGVLDRYGVQMIGAQVDVIKKAEDRELFREAMKRIGLRVPESGIAQSLADAEAIAEAIGFPIIVRPSFTLGGTGGGVAYNREELLELARSGLDASFIHTIMLEQSVLGWKEFELEVMRDCMDNVVIICSIENMDPMGVHTGDSITVAPAQTLTDREYQAMRDAAIAILREIGVETGGSNVQFAVNPANGEMVVIEMNPRVSRSSALASKATGFPIAKIAAKLAVGFSLDEIANDITRETRASFEPTIDYVVVKIPRFTFEKFPNTEDLLTTSMKSVGETMAIGRTFKESLLKAVRSLEIGRYGFTDPDPVVPPERLEELKQRLRKPNSRRLFQIAEAMKLGVSVEEIHRLTWIDPWFLHHMEEIVRLEEAVRRDPEFLDDPDRLRLAKSWGFSDIRLGELTGCDEEAVRRKRLASGIRPVYKLVDTCAAEFEAYTPYFYSTYEEEDEARPTDRAKVVILGGGPNRIGQGIEFDYCCVHASFALRELGMESVMVNSNPETVSTDYDTSDKLYFEPLTREDVLHILNSEQPKGLIVQFGGQTPLNLAVPLEKVGARILGTSPDAIDLAEDRKRFQQLVQRLGLRQPQNAIAFTVDEALEAARIIGYPVVVRPSYVLGGRAMEIVYDETSLREFMKTAVDVSPGHPILIDDFLEDAVELDVDAVSDGNLTVIGGIMEHIEAAGIHSGDSACVLPPYSVKKELQEEIKRQTRLLARELNVIGLMNVQFAIQNGDVYILEVNPRASRTVPFVSKAIGVPLAKLATKVMLGHTLQDLGFASEVEPRHVSVKEAVFPFSRFPNVDILLGPEMKSTGEVMGIGEDFGIAYAKAQSAAGFDLPLGGAVFISVHDRDKPAVVPVARQFRDLGFRLMATAGTRRFLHDQGIETEQVFKLSEGRPHVVDRIKNNDIQLVINTSLGRRTYSDAYQIRRTTLIYNIPYATTIAGAKAMAQAVATLQQGDWDVKTLQEYHAAFGRNTTARR, from the coding sequence ATGCCCAAACGACAAGACATCCGAAAGATCCTCATCATCGGCTCAGGCCCCATCATCATCAGCCAGGCGTGCGAATTCGACTATTCGGGCACCCAGGCGTGCAAGGCGCTGCGTGAGGAAGGCTACGACATCGTCCTCGTCAACAGCAATCCCGCCACCATCATGACCGATCCGGAAATCGCCGACCGGACCTACGTGGAACCCATCACGCCGGAAGCGGTGGAAAAGGTCATTCGGCGGGAACGCCCGGATGCGCTCCTGCCCACCCTCGGCGGCCAGACGGCCCTCAACACGGCGGTCCGGCTGGCCGAAACGGGCGTCCTGGACCGCTACGGCGTCCAGATGATCGGCGCCCAGGTGGACGTGATCAAAAAGGCGGAAGACCGGGAGCTGTTCCGTGAAGCTATGAAGCGGATCGGACTCAGGGTGCCGGAAAGCGGCATCGCCCAGAGCCTTGCGGACGCGGAAGCCATCGCCGAAGCCATCGGATTTCCCATCATCGTTCGACCGTCGTTTACGCTGGGCGGAACAGGAGGCGGCGTGGCCTACAACCGCGAGGAACTCCTGGAGCTCGCCCGTTCGGGGCTGGACGCGAGCTTTATCCACACCATCATGTTGGAGCAGTCGGTGCTCGGCTGGAAGGAATTCGAACTGGAGGTCATGCGCGACTGCATGGACAACGTGGTGATCATCTGTTCCATCGAGAACATGGATCCCATGGGGGTACACACGGGGGATTCCATCACGGTGGCCCCGGCGCAGACCCTGACCGACCGCGAATACCAGGCGATGCGGGATGCGGCCATCGCCATTCTGAGGGAAATCGGGGTGGAAACGGGCGGCTCCAACGTGCAGTTCGCCGTCAACCCGGCAAACGGCGAAATGGTGGTGATCGAAATGAACCCGCGGGTTTCGCGGTCTTCGGCGCTGGCTTCCAAGGCCACCGGCTTTCCCATCGCCAAGATCGCCGCCAAGCTGGCCGTAGGGTTTTCACTTGATGAAATCGCCAACGATATCACGCGGGAAACGCGGGCGTCGTTCGAACCCACCATCGATTACGTGGTGGTGAAGATCCCGCGGTTCACCTTCGAAAAGTTTCCCAACACGGAGGACCTGCTGACCACGTCCATGAAGTCGGTGGGTGAAACCATGGCCATCGGGCGGACCTTCAAGGAATCACTCCTTAAGGCCGTCCGATCGCTTGAGATCGGCCGGTACGGCTTTACGGACCCGGATCCGGTGGTTCCGCCCGAACGGCTGGAAGAATTGAAGCAACGCCTTCGAAAGCCCAATTCCAGGCGCCTTTTCCAAATCGCCGAAGCCATGAAGCTCGGTGTTTCCGTCGAAGAGATTCACAGGCTCACCTGGATTGACCCGTGGTTTCTGCACCATATGGAAGAAATCGTGCGGCTGGAAGAAGCCGTCCGCAGAGACCCTGAGTTCCTGGACGACCCGGACCGGTTGCGGTTGGCCAAGAGTTGGGGGTTTTCCGACATCCGGCTGGGGGAACTCACGGGATGCGACGAAGAGGCTGTGCGGCGCAAGCGGCTGGCTTCGGGAATTCGGCCTGTCTACAAGCTGGTGGACACATGCGCGGCCGAGTTCGAAGCGTACACCCCGTATTTTTATTCCACTTACGAAGAAGAAGACGAAGCCCGGCCCACGGACCGTGCCAAGGTGGTCATTTTGGGGGGCGGCCCCAACCGCATCGGCCAGGGGATCGAATTCGACTACTGTTGCGTCCATGCCTCATTCGCGCTGCGGGAACTGGGCATGGAATCCGTCATGGTCAATTCCAACCCGGAAACCGTATCCACCGACTACGACACGTCGGACAAGCTCTACTTCGAACCCCTCACCCGTGAAGACGTTTTGCACATCCTGAACTCGGAACAGCCGAAGGGGCTCATCGTCCAGTTCGGGGGCCAGACCCCGCTCAACCTGGCCGTTCCGCTGGAAAAGGTCGGAGCCCGCATTCTTGGAACCTCGCCGGACGCCATCGATCTCGCGGAAGACCGCAAGCGCTTTCAGCAGCTGGTCCAGCGGCTGGGATTGAGGCAGCCGCAAAACGCCATCGCCTTCACCGTGGACGAAGCCCTGGAAGCGGCCCGCATCATCGGGTACCCGGTAGTGGTTCGGCCTTCCTACGTGCTGGGCGGCAGGGCCATGGAAATCGTCTACGACGAGACGAGCCTGCGGGAATTCATGAAGACCGCCGTGGACGTTTCGCCGGGCCACCCCATCCTCATCGACGATTTTCTGGAAGACGCCGTCGAACTGGACGTGGACGCCGTGAGCGACGGGAACCTCACGGTCATCGGCGGGATCATGGAGCACATCGAGGCGGCCGGCATTCATTCGGGAGACAGCGCGTGCGTGCTGCCGCCCTACAGTGTGAAGAAGGAACTACAGGAAGAGATCAAGCGCCAGACCCGGCTCCTGGCTCGGGAACTGAACGTGATCGGGCTCATGAACGTGCAGTTCGCCATTCAAAATGGCGATGTCTACATCCTGGAGGTAAATCCCCGCGCGTCCCGGACGGTGCCCTTTGTGAGCAAGGCCATCGGCGTCCCCTTGGCGAAACTGGCCACCAAGGTTATGTTGGGGCACACGCTGCAGGACCTCGGGTTCGCGAGCGAAGTGGAACCGCGGCACGTCTCGGTGAAGGAAGCTGTTTTCCCTTTTTCGCGCTTTCCCAACGTGGATATCCTTCTGGGGCCGGAAATGAAATCCACGGGCGAAGTCATGGGGATCGGAGAAGACTTCGGGATCGCCTATGCCAAGGCTCAATCGGCGGCCGGTTTCGACCTTCCCCTCGGCGGCGCGGTTTTCATCAGCGTGCATGACCGGGACAAGCCGGCCGTGGTTCCGGTGGCCCGACAATTCCGGGACTTGGGATTTCGGCTCATGGCGACCGCCGGAACCCGAAGGTTCCTCCACGATCAGGGGATCGAAACGGAACAGGTGTTCAAACTCAGTGAAGGCCGCCCTCACGTGGTGGACCGCATCAAGAACAACGACATTCAACTGGTGATCAATACGAGCCTCGGAAGACGGACCTATTCGGACGCTTATCAGATCCGGCGGACCACGCTCATTTACAACATCCCGTACGCCACCACCATCGCCGGCGCCAAGGCCATGGCCCAGGCGGTGGCGACGCTCCAGCAGGGCGATTGGGACGTGAAGACATTGCAGGAATATCACGCGGCCTTCGGCCGAAACACGACGGCCCGGCGGTAA
- the purF gene encoding amidophosphoribosyltransferase, giving the protein MTYPDIGHFVPRRREECGIFGIHGHPEAAKLTYFGLYALQHRGQESAGISVSDGCQVRDYKHMGLVSEVFKEEILKQLKGHLAIGHVRYSTTGSSLIANAQPFVVMHGGEYYAIAHNGNLVNAWNLRNELERRGSIFQSTMDTEVIVHLMAMNLGYGFEEALVKALGRVRGAYSIVMCSRNKLIGARDPKGFRPLCIGRLNDSYVLASETCALDLIEAAYVRDVEPGEIVVIDEHGLRSMKPFPVSRPAYCIFEFIYFARPDSSIFGQNVYLFRKRLGRLMAGENALTADITMPFPDSGNYAALGFAEASNIPLEMGIIRNHYVGRTFIQPTQAMRDFGVRIKLNPVRELLNGKRVIIVEDSIIRGTTTRTRINTIRDAGAKEVHMVVSCPPHRHPCPYGIDFSTKGELIAANHSVEQIRDFIGLDSLHYLSLEGLLKAAGTTTRNHNFCLACLTGDYPVPLEEVVRKDCFETF; this is encoded by the coding sequence ATGACATATCCAGACATCGGTCATTTCGTTCCGCGCCGGCGTGAAGAATGCGGCATCTTCGGCATCCACGGACATCCTGAGGCGGCCAAACTCACGTATTTCGGCTTGTACGCCTTGCAGCACCGGGGCCAGGAAAGCGCCGGAATCAGTGTGTCCGACGGCTGCCAAGTCCGCGATTACAAGCACATGGGGCTGGTTTCGGAAGTCTTCAAGGAAGAAATCCTGAAGCAGCTCAAGGGCCACCTGGCCATCGGGCACGTGCGCTATTCCACCACGGGCTCCTCACTCATCGCCAACGCTCAGCCCTTCGTGGTCATGCACGGCGGCGAATACTACGCCATCGCGCACAACGGGAACCTGGTGAACGCCTGGAACCTGCGAAACGAACTGGAAAGGCGCGGCAGCATCTTTCAGTCCACCATGGACACCGAGGTGATCGTGCACCTCATGGCCATGAACCTGGGCTATGGCTTTGAAGAGGCCCTGGTAAAGGCCTTGGGGCGGGTGCGCGGCGCCTACTCCATCGTCATGTGTTCCAGGAACAAGCTGATCGGGGCCCGGGACCCCAAGGGCTTCCGGCCGCTGTGCATCGGGCGCCTCAACGATTCCTATGTATTGGCGTCGGAAACCTGCGCCTTGGACTTGATCGAAGCCGCCTACGTGCGCGACGTGGAACCCGGAGAAATCGTCGTCATCGACGAACACGGTCTTCGCTCCATGAAGCCCTTTCCCGTCTCGCGGCCGGCCTACTGCATTTTCGAGTTCATTTACTTTGCGCGCCCGGACAGCAGCATCTTCGGCCAGAACGTGTACCTCTTCCGCAAACGGCTCGGGCGGCTCATGGCCGGCGAAAACGCACTCACCGCCGACATCACCATGCCGTTTCCCGATTCGGGAAACTACGCGGCACTCGGGTTTGCGGAAGCTTCCAACATCCCTCTGGAAATGGGCATTATCCGGAATCATTACGTGGGGCGCACCTTCATCCAGCCCACTCAGGCCATGCGGGACTTCGGGGTGCGGATCAAGCTGAACCCCGTAAGAGAACTGCTCAACGGAAAACGGGTCATCATCGTAGAAGATTCCATCATACGGGGAACCACCACCCGGACCCGCATCAATACGATCCGGGACGCCGGCGCAAAAGAAGTTCACATGGTGGTGAGCTGCCCGCCGCACCGGCATCCGTGCCCGTACGGCATCGATTTTTCCACCAAGGGCGAATTGATCGCCGCGAATCACTCGGTGGAACAGATCCGGGACTTCATCGGACTGGATTCACTCCATTACCTGAGCCTCGAAGGACTCCTGAAGGCGGCCGGGACAACCACCCGCAACCACAATTTTTGTTTGGCCTGCCTTACGGGAGACTATCCGGTACCTCTGGAAGAAGTGGTGCGCAAAGACTGTTTCGAAACGTTTTGA
- a CDS encoding KpsF/GutQ family sugar-phosphate isomerase: MNKPPRVATETMKMDSAPMFSPEQRKEDPSHQEALRIARNVLQIEAEGLLYLAEHLDERFAEAVDWIYGTPGRVIVSGVGKSGIVGRKIVATLSSTGTPSLFLHPVEAMHGDLGMVRREDIVLALSNSGETDEVNFILPSIRGIGARIIAFTGNLDSTLARTSDIAIYTGVPREACPLGLAPTASSTAMLAMGDALAVALIKKRDFQPKDFRRFHPGGQLGKRLQVNVREVMRTGPEVPAVHRNTPLQEAVEEIHRKRMGATLVLGGDGTLDGIFTDGDLRRAFQNLPDLRGRTVEEVMSRDPRSMGPDGSVAEALEVMERHLITVLPVVDGRGRVLGILHLHDLLGKGQIRFTA; this comes from the coding sequence ATGAACAAACCCCCTCGGGTGGCAACGGAAACCATGAAGATGGACAGCGCGCCGATGTTTTCACCGGAGCAAAGGAAGGAAGACCCCTCGCACCAGGAAGCCCTGCGCATCGCCCGAAACGTCCTCCAGATCGAGGCGGAAGGACTCCTCTACCTGGCGGAGCACCTGGATGAGCGCTTCGCCGAAGCCGTCGACTGGATTTACGGCACTCCGGGAAGGGTCATCGTCTCCGGCGTGGGAAAATCAGGTATCGTGGGCCGAAAGATCGTGGCCACATTGAGCAGCACCGGCACGCCGTCGCTCTTTTTGCATCCTGTGGAGGCCATGCACGGAGACCTTGGGATGGTCCGACGGGAAGACATCGTGCTGGCCCTGTCGAACAGCGGGGAAACCGATGAAGTGAACTTCATCCTTCCGAGCATCAGGGGGATAGGAGCGAGAATCATCGCTTTCACGGGAAACCTCGATTCCACCCTGGCTCGAACGAGCGACATCGCCATCTACACGGGTGTGCCCCGTGAGGCCTGCCCGCTGGGGCTGGCTCCAACGGCCAGTTCCACGGCCATGCTGGCCATGGGCGACGCCCTGGCCGTAGCTCTCATCAAGAAGCGCGACTTTCAGCCGAAGGATTTTCGCCGTTTTCATCCGGGGGGTCAGCTGGGGAAGCGCCTTCAGGTCAATGTCCGGGAAGTGATGCGCACAGGACCCGAGGTCCCCGCGGTGCACCGCAATACACCCCTTCAGGAGGCCGTGGAAGAAATCCACCGCAAACGGATGGGGGCCACCCTTGTCCTGGGCGGGGACGGAACCCTGGACGGTATCTTCACGGACGGAGACCTGCGCCGGGCCTTTCAGAACCTTCCCGACCTGCGCGGCCGAACGGTTGAGGAGGTCATGTCGCGGGACCCGCGATCCATGGGGCCGGACGGATCCGTAGCTGAAGCCCTGGAAGTGATGGAACGACACCTCATCACCGTGCTTCCCGTGGTGGACGGCAGGGGGCGCGTCCTGGGAATCCTTCACCTCCACGACCTTCTCGGAAAGGGACAGATCCGTTTCACTGCATAG
- a CDS encoding M48 family metallopeptidase: MYGQLLTFIVALLLFTIQEPGTEAIRPPIQTLSFVLAVFALFVLVCHLAFKPLNRALERGVSLAWASVLYHRVQMRLSVTALGALALDVYVFNIKAYFQSIPGFGRSFTLTGLIGLGLYLLHLAVVWFWAHPAHEKIHGATTRRGAFIKDHLSFHSALLIPWLLIALLSDALQFVRLPDLLLSEIGQILFFGLAFSLFLCFAPWLVVRLWGCEPLPPSPVLDELKRFCACHRFNIGDFLLWPLYGGDHLTAAVMGVLPRLRYILVTRGLLRLLSVDELKAVAAHEMGHVRHYHAFFYLVLFLCYAYLSSSYHDIILLLLLKQEPVLQWVLSSESSGQSLFSLVYSVPVIAMMVVYFRYCFGFFLRNSERQADLHAMRLIGHPFTLITSLQKIAIESGHIEDLPSWHHFSIRERIEFLSAAYENPELVRRHNRKLFGTAAVFITAVTLIASLGNGIRESETVQSWRHEVQLRVLEHQLNLQPGSPELYMAYSGMLIEEKRFDQARIILERAMEKEPEHPGVLNNLAWLYATAPPPLFDPQRALQLALKAATLKPEPYILDTLAECYYVNGLYREALVAIRHAISQKPEKMDYYLKQEKKFRKALEDSRRERSRG, translated from the coding sequence ATGTACGGGCAACTGCTCACCTTCATCGTGGCGCTGCTCCTGTTCACCATTCAGGAGCCTGGAACGGAGGCCATACGCCCTCCGATCCAGACGCTCTCGTTCGTTCTGGCCGTGTTCGCGCTCTTCGTCCTGGTCTGCCACCTGGCCTTCAAACCTCTCAACCGGGCGCTGGAACGGGGCGTCTCCCTTGCCTGGGCGTCCGTGCTTTACCATCGCGTGCAGATGAGGCTATCGGTCACCGCGCTGGGAGCCCTGGCCCTGGATGTCTACGTCTTCAACATCAAGGCGTATTTCCAATCCATTCCAGGCTTCGGCAGGTCTTTCACGCTGACCGGCCTGATCGGCCTGGGACTGTATCTGCTGCACCTCGCCGTGGTCTGGTTCTGGGCCCACCCCGCCCATGAAAAGATCCACGGCGCCACAACGCGGCGGGGCGCCTTCATCAAAGACCATCTGTCTTTTCACAGCGCGCTCCTCATCCCCTGGCTGCTCATCGCCCTTCTTTCCGACGCGCTTCAGTTCGTCCGCCTGCCCGACCTCCTGCTTTCGGAAATCGGCCAGATCCTCTTTTTCGGACTGGCCTTCAGCCTGTTCCTTTGCTTCGCGCCCTGGCTGGTAGTCCGGTTATGGGGCTGCGAACCGCTCCCCCCGTCCCCGGTGCTCGACGAACTGAAGCGGTTCTGTGCATGCCACCGGTTCAACATCGGGGACTTCCTCCTGTGGCCCCTGTACGGAGGCGACCACCTGACGGCCGCGGTCATGGGGGTGCTCCCCCGCCTGCGCTACATCCTTGTGACCCGGGGGCTCCTCCGGCTCCTTTCCGTTGACGAACTGAAGGCGGTGGCGGCTCACGAAATGGGCCACGTCCGGCACTACCACGCCTTCTTCTACTTGGTCCTCTTCCTTTGCTACGCGTACCTTTCCTCTTCGTACCACGACATCATCCTGCTGCTGCTCCTGAAACAGGAACCCGTTCTCCAATGGGTCCTTTCGTCGGAATCTTCCGGCCAGAGCCTTTTCTCCCTCGTCTACAGCGTTCCCGTCATAGCCATGATGGTGGTTTATTTTCGGTATTGCTTCGGTTTTTTCCTCCGAAACAGCGAACGCCAGGCGGACCTCCACGCCATGAGGCTCATCGGCCACCCCTTCACCCTCATCACGTCCCTTCAAAAAATCGCGATCGAAAGCGGCCACATCGAAGACCTGCCCAGCTGGCATCATTTCAGTATCCGCGAACGGATCGAATTTCTGTCCGCAGCCTACGAAAACCCGGAACTCGTTCGACGCCACAATCGGAAGCTCTTCGGCACGGCGGCGGTTTTCATCACCGCAGTGACCCTCATCGCCTCACTGGGAAACGGTATTCGGGAGTCCGAAACGGTTCAGAGCTGGCGTCACGAAGTGCAGCTTCGAGTCCTCGAACACCAATTGAACCTGCAGCCCGGCAGTCCGGAACTGTACATGGCCTACAGCGGGATGCTCATCGAAGAGAAGCGGTTCGACCAGGCCCGCATCATTCTCGAACGGGCCATGGAAAAGGAACCCGAGCATCCCGGAGTCTTGAACAACCTCGCGTGGCTTTACGCAACCGCTCCACCACCCCTATTCGACCCCCAAAGAGCCCTTCAGCTGGCCCTCAAGGCGGCCACGCTGAAGCCCGAACCCTACATCCTCGACACCCTGGCCGAATGCTATTACGTGAACGGCCTCTACCGGGAGGCCCTTGTGGCCATTCGCCACGCCATCAGCCAGAAACCCGAAAAGATGGACTATTACCTGAAACAGGAAAAGAAATTCAGGAAAGCCTTGGAAGATTCCAGGCGGGAAAGAAGCCGGGGCTGA
- a CDS encoding DUF2333 family protein, with translation MGVRRAPAGTLVAELLRASKSIRGGFFLACVLAVMLGTAAGSCWALQRHSLQPGQTAQGSSSGQGPSVPSDHGAAAPVHDGVRPQSAVPRGGVPIEGGREPSATAPPTHGMPGETESIPTAPPGEALPLEAPGIHVGEHEAHGVVLPQISDIPGVTFVETMIQLMRYELDERFLGWRPNDLILGRFTDNVNNYQLGVLEAMRFTTLRLKDSLTRMGEADSYDKDLESALNLFMNKATLFWFPSAESSYSEAVKHLENFQAKLQNGQRFFYYRVDNLLSLIRTYNDLLGNVNKTLIIGTHADGSKVSFFEVDDYFYYAKGVAHVLYEIMKVVRVGYKDQLITLDAVDIMDEILHELHRAEEMDPWIILDGDLDGFLANHRANLNAPLSEVAHLFGILSRF, from the coding sequence ATGGGCGTTCGAAGGGCACCGGCCGGCACTCTCGTTGCGGAATTGCTCCGCGCATCGAAATCGATCCGTGGAGGATTTTTCCTGGCGTGCGTGCTCGCCGTCATGCTGGGAACCGCGGCCGGATCCTGCTGGGCGCTGCAGCGCCATAGCCTCCAACCCGGACAGACGGCCCAGGGTTCCTCCTCCGGGCAGGGTCCTTCCGTTCCTAGCGACCACGGTGCGGCCGCGCCGGTACATGATGGGGTAAGGCCCCAGTCGGCGGTTCCGCGCGGCGGGGTTCCCATCGAGGGGGGCCGCGAGCCGAGCGCGACGGCACCGCCCACTCACGGAATGCCCGGCGAAACCGAGTCTATCCCCACGGCGCCTCCGGGAGAAGCTTTGCCCCTGGAAGCTCCGGGGATTCATGTGGGCGAGCACGAGGCGCACGGGGTGGTGCTGCCGCAGATTTCCGACATTCCGGGCGTGACCTTCGTGGAGACCATGATCCAGCTCATGCGCTATGAGCTGGACGAGCGCTTTCTCGGCTGGCGCCCCAACGATTTGATCCTGGGCCGCTTCACGGACAACGTCAACAACTACCAATTGGGAGTGCTGGAAGCCATGCGTTTCACCACGCTGCGCCTCAAGGACAGCCTGACGCGCATGGGCGAAGCGGACAGCTACGACAAGGATCTCGAGAGCGCGCTGAATCTTTTCATGAACAAGGCGACGCTCTTTTGGTTCCCGTCCGCGGAGAGTTCCTACAGCGAAGCGGTGAAGCACCTGGAAAATTTTCAGGCCAAGCTGCAGAACGGCCAGCGGTTTTTCTACTACCGTGTGGACAACCTGCTTTCGCTCATCCGAACCTACAACGATCTGCTGGGCAATGTGAACAAGACGCTCATCATCGGCACCCACGCGGACGGCTCCAAGGTGAGCTTTTTCGAGGTGGACGACTACTTCTATTACGCCAAGGGCGTGGCCCACGTGCTTTACGAAATCATGAAGGTCGTCCGCGTCGGTTACAAGGATCAGCTGATTACTCTGGACGCCGTCGACATCATGGATGAAATCCTCCACGAGCTCCATCGTGCCGAAGAAATGGATCCGTGGATCATCTTGGACGGCGATCTGGATGGATTTCTGGCCAATCATCGGGCCAACCTTAACGCTCCGCTTTCGGAAGTGGCGCACCTTTTCGGCATCTTGAGCCGCTTCTGA
- the queD gene encoding 6-carboxytetrahydropterin synthase QueD → MYEVKIISEFSAAHHLRHFRGKCENLHGHNWKVEVVVRGSCLDESGMLIDFGVVKQITREILGGLDHRYLNDLPAFKERNPSSENIAEHLFEGLSERINNDHRWVYCVSAWESKDACATYWNDRR, encoded by the coding sequence ATGTATGAGGTGAAAATCATCAGCGAGTTCTCAGCGGCGCACCATTTGAGGCATTTCCGCGGAAAATGCGAGAACCTTCACGGTCACAACTGGAAAGTCGAAGTGGTGGTCAGGGGGAGTTGCCTGGATGAGAGCGGGATGCTCATTGACTTCGGCGTGGTCAAGCAAATCACCCGCGAGATCCTCGGCGGCCTGGATCACCGGTACCTGAACGATCTGCCGGCGTTCAAGGAAAGAAATCCATCTTCGGAAAACATCGCCGAACATCTCTTCGAGGGACTCTCCGAAAGGATCAACAATGACCATCGGTGGGTGTACTGTGTTTCGGCATGGGAATCCAAAGATGCGTGTGCCACCTACTGGAATGATCGCCGATAG
- a CDS encoding integration host factor subunit alpha, with product MTLTKAHIVEKLFAENLFTKAESAQIVETLFEIVKQTLENGEDVLISGFGKFSVKEKNQRRGRNPQTGEPILLAPRRVVTFKCSGVLRDKINAGD from the coding sequence ATGACCCTGACCAAGGCTCACATCGTGGAAAAGCTCTTTGCGGAAAACCTGTTCACCAAGGCCGAGTCAGCGCAGATCGTGGAAACCCTCTTTGAAATAGTCAAGCAGACCCTGGAAAACGGGGAAGATGTTCTGATCAGTGGTTTCGGCAAGTTCAGCGTGAAGGAAAAAAACCAGCGGAGGGGCAGGAACCCGCAGACGGGAGAGCCCATCCTGTTGGCGCCCCGCCGGGTGGTGACGTTCAAGTGTTCCGGCGTCTTGCGGGACAAGATCAACGCCGGCGACTGA
- the dnaA gene encoding chromosomal replication initiator protein DnaA, translated as MVQEWQQIKEELKSGLSRGQYDLWVSTLDCLGCDDDQLVLGCKNWLHVEWVRGKIHDRLLQAAAARFPEVRGIRYKIIASDPLQVEEAEPETDLGPRQISFADVAPEHRPLFNPRFTFDQFVVGQSNQFAYATCRAIAGDQPFFNQSIYLVANPGLGKSHLAHAVGNLFFSERSGTRVHYVTSEQFANEMIGALKQDRIEGFKRKYRENCDVLLLEKIEFFSGKRKIQDELVYTLDELLDRGKKIVCTGNASPKDIPKLNSELRSRLSGVLVAPIEPPDFHTRVAIVRKKAAYENVKLPAEVAEFLADQVTSDVRQLESCLIGVMAKSNILGVPISLALAQEVSQALLDSLPNLGMENIVQTVCSTFGVTPNDLRSRARGKQLSQARHVAMYLCRQYTSESLASIARAFGRSHSTVLYAVRRMQQELDGKNASLKRQVDYISRRLETGCLFP; from the coding sequence ATGGTCCAGGAATGGCAGCAGATCAAAGAGGAACTGAAATCGGGGCTTTCCAGAGGCCAGTACGATCTTTGGGTTTCGACGCTCGACTGTTTGGGCTGCGACGACGACCAGCTCGTTTTGGGCTGCAAGAACTGGCTGCACGTGGAATGGGTTCGTGGGAAAATTCACGACCGGCTGCTCCAGGCCGCCGCCGCTCGGTTTCCCGAAGTTCGCGGAATCCGCTACAAGATCATCGCTTCGGACCCCTTGCAGGTGGAAGAGGCGGAGCCGGAGACGGATTTGGGGCCCCGGCAGATTTCTTTCGCGGACGTGGCGCCGGAGCACAGGCCGCTCTTCAACCCGCGCTTTACCTTCGACCAGTTCGTGGTGGGCCAGAGCAACCAGTTCGCCTATGCCACGTGCCGTGCCATCGCCGGCGATCAGCCCTTTTTCAACCAGTCCATCTACCTGGTGGCGAATCCGGGGCTGGGAAAGAGTCATCTGGCCCATGCGGTGGGAAACCTGTTCTTTTCGGAACGGTCCGGCACCCGGGTCCATTATGTGACCTCCGAGCAGTTCGCCAACGAAATGATCGGGGCGCTCAAGCAGGATCGAATCGAAGGTTTCAAGCGCAAGTACCGGGAAAACTGCGACGTTCTCCTTCTCGAAAAAATCGAGTTTTTCAGCGGGAAGCGCAAGATCCAGGACGAACTGGTATACACCCTGGATGAACTCCTGGACCGCGGAAAGAAGATCGTCTGCACCGGAAACGCATCCCCGAAGGACATCCCCAAGCTCAATTCGGAATTGAGATCCCGTTTGAGCGGCGTTCTGGTGGCTCCCATCGAGCCGCCGGACTTTCACACGCGGGTGGCGATCGTCAGAAAGAAGGCGGCGTACGAAAATGTGAAACTGCCGGCTGAAGTGGCGGAGTTCCTCGCCGACCAGGTGACCTCCGACGTGAGGCAGCTGGAGAGTTGCCTCATCGGCGTGATGGCAAAGAGCAATATCCTGGGCGTCCCCATATCTCTGGCGCTGGCTCAGGAAGTGAGCCAGGCGCTCTTGGACAGCCTCCCCAATCTCGGCATGGAAAATATTGTGCAAACGGTGTGTTCCACCTTCGGCGTCACGCCGAACGATCTGCGTTCACGGGCGCGCGGCAAGCAACTGTCCCAAGCCCGGCACGTGGCCATGTACCTTTGCCGGCAGTACACGTCGGAATCGTTGGCGAGTATTGCCCGGGCTTTCGGCCGAAGCCACAGCACGGTGCTGTATGCGGTCAGGCGGATGCAGCAGGAACTGGACGGAAAGAACGCTTCCCTGAAGCGGCAGGTGGACTACATCAGTAGAAGACTGGAGACGGGCTGCCTGTTCCCATAG